The Micromonospora sp. Llam0 genome includes a window with the following:
- a CDS encoding inorganic diphosphatase → MDFDVTVEIPKGHRNKYEVDHATGRIRLDRTLFTSTQYPADYGFIEGTLGQDDDPLDALVLVPEPTFPGCLIRCRAIGMFRMKDEKGADDKVLCVPYEDPRQEHLRDIHHLGEFDRLEIQHFFVVYKDLEPGKSVEGATWVGRVEAEAEIQASFRRREAALERGESAH, encoded by the coding sequence ATGGATTTCGACGTTACGGTTGAGATCCCCAAGGGTCACCGGAACAAGTATGAGGTCGATCATGCGACCGGCCGGATCCGGCTGGACCGCACCCTGTTCACTTCGACGCAGTATCCAGCCGACTACGGTTTCATCGAGGGCACCCTCGGGCAGGACGACGACCCGCTGGACGCACTGGTGCTCGTACCGGAACCTACCTTCCCAGGATGCCTCATCCGGTGCCGGGCGATCGGCATGTTCCGGATGAAGGACGAGAAGGGCGCCGACGACAAGGTGCTCTGTGTGCCGTACGAGGACCCCCGTCAGGAACACCTGCGCGACATCCACCACCTCGGTGAGTTCGACCGGCTGGAGATCCAGCACTTCTTCGTCGTCTACAAGGACCTGGAGCCGGGCAAGTCGGTCGAAGGCGCGACCTGGGTCGGCCGGGTCGAGGCAGAGGCCGAGATCCAGGCGTCGTTCCGCCGCCGGGAGGCCGCCCTGGAGCGCGGCGAGTCGGCCCACTGA
- the eccD gene encoding type VII secretion integral membrane protein EccD yields MNVSLARITVCGPRRRLDLALPGHVPVAELLPELLRHSGEGLADDGERHGGWVLRRADGVPVSAGQALHQQGIRDGDVLHLVPGRTYWPELEYDDVAEAIAAAARQQGRTWSAATTRGYALGAAGLWLGAGWLVLVGAGTATAERARAAALVGAAVLAVGVLAGRVWRDAAAGVVLGAGSLPYAFAAGLLATGDGGPVGLRPDDWPTATAMATGLLVLLGAAATAGAAVPADGPIFVAVATVAGLGSMAAVAASTVTGASGAAAGLLVVVGCGFGLLPRLAVRLGQVPTVVGTGDSVPGAVVRAERLLTGMLIGYAAVGVAASVVLAQVGGVVGVVLVGVVGLAMSLRSRTFVSTRQRLPLLVAGAAATTLCVFGALPAYLPVSTSTLVVAGGVVAVSTATAGARYAGRSPSPYLSRAADLLEITALISIVPLAGAVFGLYRWAVGLLG; encoded by the coding sequence ATGAACGTGAGCCTGGCCAGGATCACCGTCTGCGGACCGCGCCGCCGGCTGGATCTCGCCCTGCCCGGACACGTGCCCGTCGCCGAGCTGCTGCCGGAACTGCTGCGGCACAGCGGGGAGGGGCTGGCCGACGACGGTGAACGGCACGGCGGCTGGGTGCTGCGTCGGGCGGACGGGGTACCGGTGTCTGCCGGGCAGGCACTGCACCAGCAGGGGATCCGCGACGGCGACGTGCTGCATCTGGTGCCCGGGCGGACCTACTGGCCGGAGCTGGAGTACGACGACGTCGCCGAGGCGATCGCGGCCGCCGCCCGACAGCAGGGCCGGACCTGGTCGGCCGCGACGACCAGAGGGTACGCGCTCGGCGCGGCCGGACTGTGGCTCGGCGCGGGATGGCTGGTGCTGGTCGGGGCCGGCACCGCAACGGCCGAGCGGGCAAGGGCGGCGGCCCTCGTCGGGGCTGCGGTGCTGGCGGTCGGGGTACTGGCCGGACGGGTCTGGCGGGACGCGGCGGCCGGCGTCGTGCTCGGGGCCGGCTCGTTGCCGTACGCGTTCGCCGCCGGTCTGCTCGCCACCGGCGACGGTGGTCCGGTCGGGCTCCGTCCCGACGACTGGCCGACCGCCACGGCCATGGCGACCGGGTTGCTGGTGCTGCTGGGCGCGGCGGCGACTGCCGGGGCAGCGGTGCCCGCCGACGGGCCGATCTTCGTCGCCGTGGCGACCGTGGCCGGGCTCGGCTCGATGGCGGCCGTCGCCGCGTCGACGGTCACCGGGGCATCCGGCGCGGCGGCCGGTCTGCTGGTGGTGGTCGGTTGCGGGTTCGGGTTGCTGCCCCGACTCGCCGTCCGGCTCGGCCAGGTGCCGACGGTCGTCGGGACGGGCGATTCGGTGCCGGGTGCCGTGGTCCGGGCCGAGCGGCTGCTCACCGGGATGCTGATCGGGTACGCCGCCGTCGGCGTCGCGGCCAGCGTGGTGCTGGCTCAGGTCGGCGGGGTGGTCGGGGTGGTGCTGGTCGGCGTCGTCGGGCTGGCGATGTCGCTGCGCTCGCGGACGTTCGTCAGCACCCGGCAGCGGCTGCCACTGCTCGTCGCGGGGGCAGCGGCCACGACACTGTGCGTGTTCGGCGCGCTGCCCGCGTACCTGCCGGTGTCGACGTCGACGTTGGTCGTGGCCGGGGGTGTGGTCGCGGTGTCGACCGCTACGGCCGGTGCCCGGTACGCCGGCCGGTCACCGTCGCCGTACCTGAGCCGGGCGGCCGACCTGCTGGAGATCACCGCGTTGATCAGCATCGTTCCGCTGGCCGGTGCCGTCTTCGGGCTCTACCGGTGGGCCGTCGGGCTGCTCGGCTGA